The nucleotide window tttgttgtcttgtcgCCCGGTCGCTTGCGCATGGAAACGGCGGGCACGGGAGAACGGGCATTGATGATCTCGTCAGCCTTGAGGCCCTTCTTGATGTGCTTGTTGAACCTTTTGGGGAGACCGGCATCGCCCTTAGTATCGAGAGTGAACAAGTCTTCAGAGGACTTTTCCTTGATAACACCACTATAGAGATATTAGCAGAGCGAGAAAGAAATGCTTAGAGTTTAGCTCACCCAGCGATAATCTCCTTGTTCAATTCTTCAAGACCCTTCTGCACCTCGGTAACATCAACATTTTTCCTCCACGCCTTCTTTCCTTTTCGCGAAGGCTGGTTGAACTGTTTGGGAGCATCGCCTCCCGTGGCGTTCTTGGATTGTAACACTGGCATATTTGCGAGACCTCTCTGGAAAAGGATGTCGCGTTGTCGATAATGAAGAACGAAAATGCTGCTTGTCAATAGAAGTGGTGGGGGACCgatttctttattttttagTGGAGCCGGGAGTCTCGACCCGCTACCTCCATATAAAATACAAAAGCAAAGCAATCAAGCGCTTGACTTGATGGGGACTCCGTAATGGACGGCGAGAGATATGTTCTTATCGGCACGTGCACCTTCCTCGGATTCGTTCAGGGTGGCCTCCATGTCATATGCTCCTGCCAAATCCAGGATCTAGACGCTCCTTTCTCCAGATTCCAGCTGGTAATTAGCCTTTTATCCCTACGATACAAATTGCCACTCTGAGGTCGCATCATTCTGttattctttcttttcttgtgTCGCCAAGAAAGAGAACCTATTCCTCGAAGAAACCGAGATCGCATCCTTTCCAACGGCCTCATATCCATTAGCTTGACAGCTGTCAAATCCACCGTCCCTTACAAGCCTCCGAACGAGACAACAGGACCGCAAAGATGTCGCAAGCTGGCGGATCATACAATAACCccttgaagaagttcaagtgTGTACATCGAGAATTTATGTTTAAATCATTCAGCTAACAGATGTTCAGGTTGGTGTTTCTAGGAGAACAGAGCGGTATGTTGATGTCCGACTGCGGAACCGTCCGAATCAAAATCACTAATAACGATCACAACAGTCGGGAAGACCTCTTTAATCACACGATTCATGTATGATTCTTTCGACAACATGTATCAAGCGACAATTGGCATTGATTTCCTCTCCAAGGTCAGGACCGTGACAGCCGACTCCTAGGCCACACTAACATCTGCCCACTTAGACCATGTACCTCGAGGACCGCACGGTGCGACTGCAGCTATGGGATACTGCTGGACAAGAACGATTCCGAAGCTTGATTCCTTCTTACATTCGCGATTCAAGCGTAGCTGTTGTTGTCTATGACATCTCTAGTATGTGCCCCTGATGACCCCACTACCCGGCTACCCCCTCGCCGTCAATGTGGCTATGCACGAGTCGTGCTAACACCGCTCTTCGTATAGACGCTAAGTCATttcaaaacaccaagaagtGGATCGACGACGTACGAGCCGAGCGAGGTAACGATGTTATTATTGTGCTGGTTGGAAACAAGACGGATTTGAACGACAAGCGGGAAGTGACCACACAGcagggagaggaggaggcaaagaagaacaaccTGATGTTTGTCGAGACAAGCGCAAAGCTGGGCCACAACGTCAAGAACCTGTTCAAGAGGATAGCACAAGCCTTGCCTGGCATGGAGGGAAGCGATGCCGCGGCGCAAGCTTCTAATCAGAGTGAGTATTTATGCCCGGCAATTCCGAAGGTAACTAACACGATGCTTAGTGATTGATGTCAAGACGAACAACTCGCAGCAGTCGCAAGAAGGCTGCGCATGCTAAATACGCCAACACCGATTCGGGACTGGAGTACAGGAGTGCCTGGGAAAACGCAAGCCGTACTCAAGATGCGAAAGAAGCCTGGCTACCTCGCACACAAAATAGGATATCAAGCATAGCGTGTGGATCTGAGTGCAAGAGCTTGTATAATACAACCAGGACTACGAGCCTACGATCGTTATATAAGAAACTTTAATGTTGATTCGACTGGCTTGTGCTGGTCAATCATTTCGCTTCTATCTCGTTACACTTTCATCAGCCATGCCGCTTCAGAACATCTTATTATATGGCTAACGATCCGTTCCCTTCACTTCATTATGATTGTTCTCCACATTTTGTTTATCGGGCTTGGCAATTATCCGTCAAGAACTGTTGCATCTTCCATGCCCCGTTCCCAGTTTATACTCTGGGCCGTTCAAGCCGCATTTTGTACTTGGACCTCACCATTGGCGAGGCCGAAATAAGCAGCAATTGGCTTCTGTGCTTGAAGTTGCTTGCCCAGCTTCACGGCTTCACTGCCGTTAAAGCCGTGGAACAGTCCAATTTCAACGATGCCAGGGGTTCGAACCAATTCCTCAGCGAGCGCATTAACTTCCCAGGCACCGTCCTTTCCACGACCATCCCCTTCCGACCTGATGTCCTTGGGAAGAAGCAAGGGAGAAAATGGGGCGTCAATAAGCCACATACCGTTGTCTGTCACGCATTCTCCAGCTTTGCTAGGGAGGCCTGAACGGACAACAGGGTTGGCTGAGCCCATTGCTCGAAGACGGGTCAAAACATCAGGGGCAGATAGGGGAAGGACCTCAATGGGAATGGTCTTCCAGGTGGTACATAATCTGGGAGATTGCTTTCGGTAATCTGTTAATTGTCAGTCTGTTTCAAATTTTTCAGAAACAAAAACACTCAGTGCATACCAGCGACGGCAATGAACTTCTTAGCAGCAATTGCTACCAGTTTCTCCTGGAACAGACAAGCACCACCACCCTTGATAAGATTGAGATCTTCGTCAACCTCGTCAGCGCCGTCGAAGGCAACATCAAGAGGAACAGGAAGCCCATCCACGACAGGTCTCTCATCAAGATTGACAAGGTTGAGACCAGCAGCGCGAATGAGACCCTTTGACTGGCTTCCAGTAGGAATAAAGGTCATTTCCTTGTAAAACTCAGGACCCTTGCTGACAATGGCGTCGACAACGTAAACAACAGTACTGCCAGAACCAATGCCGACGAACTTGTAAGAAGCATCGAGGTGGTCATTGACTGCCTGGTAGGCGGCCAATTTCTTGGCCGATTCGACTAGGTTTGCTGCTGAAGACATGGCTCTCGGATTGGACCTGTAAGTGAGACTGAGACCTTGAGTCTGTTTATAGCTGCGTATGTGGGTTGGTGGGATGTGCAGGACCCCGCGGTGCGGATGACGAGGGGTGGTGGGGAGATATCGTGGAGAAGTGTAGGGTAATTGAGTTGAGAAGAACCTAGCACCTGGAGCCAACGTTGTAGTTGAGTGGAAAGTATGATATGTGGAAGCTGAGGACAGTATGGATGGTTTCGGGATAATATAGTGTTTCATGAGAGAGTTTGTAGGAAGAAAAGACGCAGTTCCGACCAGAGCCGGCGACTTTCTAGTGGAGAGATGTGAAAGCCACTTCATGTAGGAAGAGAAATGGACCCTTTTTACCCAGGGTAGTCAATAAGCAAGCTTGGAAAAATACGGCAAAATAGAAAGTCAGGGTATCTACCAGGGCACGAATGGGCAGTCAGAAAGGATCACATGTGATTAACTTCCCTCAGTCACCCTCAACTCGATGGAAGTCAGATCAGGAAGATGTTCTGTTGTGTCTTGCGAATCACGAGCTGTGATTTAGCGGGCCAGCGAAACGAATATCTGAGGGGGATCAAGAGACCCAATTGGGTTTTTCTAAACCTACCGCACTTCACCTAGAAGAGGCAAGCACAAGCGCAGAAAGATTATCTACAGCTTGGGCGGGTTTGGGGCGGATTTGGGGTTGCAGCAAGTGACGTGATGGCTTGCTGTCACCACCTAAAACCCAAAAGATTTAAGATGATGAGTCAGCATTATGATTGGCTGACATGTTTCTAATTCAGCCCAGCTTTGTCGGTTACCACGTGATTTAAGATTACACCGGCAGTCTCGGGCGCAAGTTCTTGAAGCAGACCCTGGTTGCATCATTCATTTGTCCCTGTAATTTCGTTCTTCTCCTGCGCGTTCCTTATTCAGTCTCGATATCAACAAACGACGAAGAATAGTTCATTGAGTCCAAAGGTCCTGGAAGGAAACCTCATATTTTCAAGAGAACGCGCCGCCATGTCTCGGTTTACTCGATCCCTCCGGGTACCCCGGCCTAAGGTAAGGAGGAGCACGCGACTCGATCCTGATATCGTCTCATGAGGACGGCGATGAGGTCAACAAATGCTAACTGAAGTGTTTGCAGAGCCTATTCGGCATCACCAGCCTCCAGACCGGCGTCGAACTCATCGCTCTGGCTCtcgtcttcaacaagatcacTGGCGTTTACGGACTCCTGGCCATTCTTACTGGATATCAGCTATCTCTCCTCCAGCTCTCAACATACGTCTACTCTATTGCGGTTCTCGTAGGACTAGCGATTCTTATTCCTCACGTTCGGCGACAAAGCCCTTTTGAATGTTTGGCGCTCGCATGGCTTTACATCATCGATACCGTTATCAATGCAGCATACACCGCAGCCTTCGGCCTGGACTGGTACTTCTCTACTCAACTGAGCGAGACAACCGAATCCAAGAAGACGGATCTCCCTAACTTTGTGGCTGAGGGTATGCAAGGCCTGCGCAAGGAGGCTGCCATGCATGGAAAAGTCGTTCCTCAGGAAACGGCTGCCAGCATGCTGCTGATTGTTGGCGCGACGTTGATCCGTGTGTATTTCAGTTTCATCGTCATGGCGTATGCACAGCAGGTGTTGCAAAAGTATATGCAACTGATGATTCTGGAAGGCCCTGGCGTTGATGACCAAGAAGGTCCTTTCGCTGAGGATCTTCCTGACGGTGAGGGCCGCCGGGGACGCCTTGGCCGTTTGATGGTATCATGTGGCAGAGCTTACTGGCTTGACACCCGGGAGTCTGATGAATGGGCTCCCAATCTGGGAGGACCCAACAAGCCCGTCTCAGCGGGCACGCTCTCTGGCGAGGTTTAAAACCGTTTCATACGGAATCTACCGCGAATCACTGGGCGATCCTGATGAATCATTCTCAGGGCTAGAAGTCAGAGATGAATAATAAGCGGACAGGCCGGGAGGGAGAGGATGTTCTCTTTTTGCATTTCGTGGTGCAACATAGGACCGGTGTTTTAGGTTCAGCAATTCGCATGTTCATGGTCAATGGACCAACACGATAGACGGAGTTTGTTTAGGAAGAATGtggcatcttgaagatgcaaGGGGAAACAAGCATGAAGTCAAGTCCAGTCTAACACGGAAAGTATGCCGAAGACTCGGCCGGCACGGAGGAAGAGCGGCATATGCGGCGAAATCGCGGCATGTTGTGGATCCTCTGAACGGCCGCTGCGGGCTGTCAGAGCGGATGAGCCGACACAAGATGTTGAGAGCGGATTGCGTGATAGGACGATCCCGGTTCAATGCTGAAAGACGTGAGAGGCACATGATATTATCTCGTCATTCCACACTGGGCTATTATGGATCGATGAGCACAAGGTTCTTCTCTTATATACTAGAGTTGTTCTGGGTTATGAATTGGGTACATTGAGTACAAAATATTGGGATAATGATAATACTTGCTACGCAGCTTAGCACCTAATACACCTTTGGTTAGACAATGAAATTGAATACTAAGATCTGTTCTTTCACAAACTGCTATTGTCATCACTGTTTACTTTCATCTTGATATGGTTATTGGATAGACCGGCCAATCACATTTGAGCAGTTAATCAATCAGTAAGCCTCAGTATAAAATAACTAGCCTCCGTGCTCGGACACTCCCGCCTACGGAGGCAGCGAGAAGGTATCTTCCGATATGGATGGTTAATGCCTGtgcttctttgatgactCTTTTCTTTCCGATGTATGACCTCAGACATCGTAAGGTCGTGAACATGGCAGACAGGATTACCAACTGCCTCCGTCTCAGATATGAATGATGAAATCGTAAAGTAAGCTCATGAACCTTCAGGACCTAATATCATTGGGAGAAATGAGAAACATACGGACACCGGCCGGTAGTCGGAGCGATCCCTGTAATTCGCAAGTGATTTTTCGTTTCTGGGGTGGTCATGCAATTCTTCGCAACAATAGAATCTCTCATCATTTTGGTAATTCTTGCGCGGACCGTCGGTGGCCCAACAGCATCCCTCAGCAGGAACTCGGGGTGGGTCCAGGTCGCTATGTACCCCTGTATGTATCTCCTGCCCAATGCCGGTGTTCGCGCGGGGAGTTTTATTGGTTGATTGCATTACATAAGGCACAACAGGCCAATTGAACATCAGCTCGAAGCAAATCCAAAGCTCCTCATTCGCTATCGGTGGGCGCGGAGTCGTGCACTGGTCCTTGTTCCAGCGGAAGGCGCGACCCTGAGAAAGCACCCCCAAACTGTCGACAGGACGCACTGAGCCCCGCCGTCCGGGGCATAGCATCCCGCTAATCGATCACGCAATCGAGGGCGAGGATTCATACAAGCCAATCTTGTGGCCATTGAGCGGCGTCTGGATGGAATTTGCAGCTGTTTTTCTAACTAAATTAATGGCGCGGGGAAAAAATCGgcgaatggaaaagaaaaaataagACGTGCGAATGAGCAAAAGCACAGCCGAGGGACCGGACCCAAACAACAAGACCAGACGGAACGAGGGGCGTCTCTAAAGTTAAGGCAAAAGGGCGTGTCTCTGCTCGCTCCAGTTTAcaaacttcttctctttcctttGAGCGTTGAGCAGAGGGAAGAAACCTTTTTCTAATTCTAtagaaaaggaagaaaaccACTCACAATCCTCGGATCTTGCTTTGTTGAGCGAGTCCGTCATTGAgatttctttcctttctctccatctctctcctccatcttcctcttatACATCACTCTCCCTTCTTCGAGTGAAGCGCAAGCAGCTTTGTCTGCTCTGTCTGTTTAAAAGACAGCTCGATCATAATACCCGACGAGCCGAATACGACGACGGAAAGCGACACAATGGACGCTGCTTCACAGCACCAGATCAAGACTCCTGAGGAGGCCGGTGAGTTTTTCTTTATGCTAGACGTTGGAGGCGGTACCGGGATGATGCATGAGTTCGAGATAACCTGCGACTCTGCAAAGCAATTGAGCTTTGTCCGCGCAGATGGAACATCTGCAAGTCAGAGTGAACAGGAagttctcaatctcaatcaATCCTGCCTGCCCCGCAACAAGACAAATTGATTGCTAATGCGCTTCTCATAGTGGCTCGAATTGCCTACCTTTCCAGCGATGTCGTTGTTTCTGTCCAGCCCGCCATTGGCACCGACTCCGAATTCTCTTCTCACCTGAACCGATACGCCAGCCGCAAGGACAGCAGCTTGGTCGCTCAGAGTGCTGATACAGTTCCTGAGGTTAGTCTGCTCAAGGGCCATTTACCCCTCCTAAATGGTCTCCGAAAAATCCCCGATCTCTTTTGGAGGACTCTATAAGCCACTGCTACTCATAAACCTATGAAAAGGAATGTGAATTGAATGGTTTATGCATAGAGTTCGCTAATCGAGCCATTGCGATATTGGACCACGTAATTGAATATAGCTGACCGTCAAACCAGATCATCCCCGTACGACACAACACGGATCCTCTTCTCTCAGTATACACACCCATCCGAGCTGGCAAGCTCGTCTCAGTCACCACCACATCCAACATCCTGCTCCCATCCGTCTCACACCTATACAAATTGGCCAACTACCCTGTTGTCCTTCACGTCTCTCTTCAGCCCCGGACGTTCCCCGACTACTCGGTTATTACCGCCGTTCGTAACTCGGGATTCACATTCGTTCAGTCTGAGACCCTTCAGGAGGCCCAGGATTTGGCTCTGACTGCTCACGCCCTTGCTGTCCGAACTGGTAAGGGTGTCGTTCACTTCTTTGCTCCTTCCACATCGTCAAAGGACAAGCCTATTGCTAT belongs to Fusarium oxysporum Fo47 chromosome V, complete sequence and includes:
- a CDS encoding ras family-domain-containing protein, with the protein product MSQAGGSYNNPLKKFKLVFLGEQSVGKTSLITRFMYDSFDNMYQATIGIDFLSKTMYLEDRTVRLQLWDTAGQERFRSLIPSYIRDSSVAVVVYDISNAKSFQNTKKWIDDVRAERGNDVIIVLVGNKTDLNDKREVTTQQGEEEAKKNNLMFVETSAKLGHNVKNLFKRIAQALPGMEGSDAAAQASNQMIDVKTNNSQQSQEGCAC
- a CDS encoding ribose 5-phosphate isomerase A-domain-containing protein — encoded protein: MSSAANLVESAKKLAAYQAVNDHLDASYKFVGIGSGSTVVYVVDAIVSKGPEFYKEMTFIPTGSQSKGLIRAAGLNLVNLDERPVVDGLPVPLDVAFDGADEVDEDLNLIKGGGACLFQEKLVAIAAKKFIAVADYRKQSPRLCTTWKTIPIEVLPLSAPDVLTRLRAMGSANPVVRSGLPSKAGECVTDNGMWLIDAPFSPLLLPKDIRSEGDGRGKDGAWEVNALAEELVRTPGIVEIGLFHGFNGSEAVKLGKQLQAQKPIAAYFGLANGEVQVQNAA
- a CDS encoding Inositolphosphorylceramide synthase subunit Kei1-domain-containing protein, giving the protein MSRFTRSLRVPRPKSLFGITSLQTGVELIALALVFNKITGVYGLLAILTGYQLSLLQLSTYVYSIAVLVGLAILIPHVRRQSPFECLALAWLYIIDTVINAAYTAAFGLDWYFSTQLSETTESKKTDLPNFVAEGMQGLRKEAAMHGKVVPQETAASMLLIVGATLIRVYFSFIVMAYAQQVLQKYMQLMILEGPGVDDQEGPFAEDLPDGEGRRGRLGRLMVSCGRAYWLDTRESDEWAPNLGGPNKPVSAGTLSGEV